From a region of the Streptomyces caniferus genome:
- a CDS encoding SDR family NAD(P)-dependent oxidoreductase, whose amino-acid sequence MSQQRAPHPANGPYGKRFEGRTVLVTGAAAGIGAATADRLAAEGAGVLLLDIDDARGEHTARRIRAAGGHASYEHCDVADEDAWQRAVDAARQRYGPVDGLVSNAFLPYVASAGHTPLTDWDRQLAVNLTGSFLGVRATLDDLRARHGAVVLTSSVHALIGLPGRPAYAAAKAGLTGLGRQLAVEYGPEVRVNSVLPGPVLTAAWDGIGEEERRASAAETAARRLGRPEEVAAAIAFLLSPEASFVTGASLVVDGGWSVYKNSS is encoded by the coding sequence ATGAGCCAGCAGCGCGCACCGCACCCGGCGAACGGGCCGTACGGCAAGCGGTTCGAGGGCCGTACGGTCCTGGTGACCGGGGCCGCCGCAGGGATCGGGGCGGCCACCGCCGACCGGCTGGCGGCCGAGGGCGCCGGGGTCCTGCTGCTGGACATCGACGATGCACGCGGCGAACACACCGCGCGGCGGATCCGGGCGGCCGGCGGCCACGCGTCGTACGAGCACTGCGATGTGGCGGACGAGGACGCCTGGCAGCGGGCCGTCGACGCGGCGCGGCAGCGCTACGGCCCGGTGGACGGGCTGGTCAGCAACGCCTTCCTGCCGTATGTGGCGTCCGCGGGACACACCCCGCTCACGGACTGGGACCGGCAGCTCGCGGTCAACCTCACCGGCTCGTTCCTCGGCGTCCGCGCCACCCTGGACGATCTGCGGGCGCGCCATGGCGCGGTGGTGCTGACCTCGTCGGTGCATGCGCTGATCGGGCTGCCGGGGCGGCCCGCGTACGCCGCCGCCAAGGCCGGGCTCACCGGGCTGGGGCGGCAACTGGCCGTCGAATACGGGCCGGAGGTACGGGTCAACAGCGTGCTGCCGGGCCCCGTCCTGACGGCGGCCTGGGACGGTATCGGCGAGGAGGAACGGCGGGCCAGCGCCGCGGAGACGGCGGCGCGACGGCTGGGACGGCCGGAGGAGGTCGCCGCCGCCATCGCCTTCCTGCTCTCCCCCGAGGCGTCCTTCGTCACGGGCGCGAGCCTCGTCGTCGACGGGGGCTGGAGCGTGTACAAGAACTCTTCGTGA
- a CDS encoding beta-galactosidase: MGIHFGGDYNPEQWPEEVWAEDLKLMKAAHVTMVTAGIFSWARVEPRPGAWDFGWFDRVMDGLAGAGIAVCLATMTASPPPWLSRAHPEILPEDADGRRRWPGGRQHYCPSSPVYRAHAVRLVEQLAARYAGHPALALWHVGNEYGCHTRQCYCEVSADDFRRWLRARYGSVDALNDAWSTAFWSQAYGDFGEVLPPRTAPTFPNPAQQLDYLRFGDEALRACYLAEKEVLERHTPGIPVTTNLMPQHKPVDAFAWSAHMDAMALDFYQDPYAADDHIRAGYVFDLMRSARSGQPWMLLEQAPGAVNWRPRNGPKPPGAMRLWSWQAVAQGADAVLYFQWRQSLGGAEKFHSAMLPHGGTDTRIFREVSGLGRELASLPGIEGTRSRAEAALLADWPSWWALELDSKPSTALDHSRIALDHYRPLFEAGVACDVVPPRRELSGYRLVVAPNLYLLTADDAERLAAYVRGGGHLLVSFFSGIVDAHDRVHPGGYPGPLRELLGLRVEEFWPLDEGRSVGVGGAGTTRLGQSRERGGAGTGRADLWSEAIDLEGAEALARFTDGDLAGRPAVTRHDYGRGTAWYVGTRLDAALMRALLDDVRAAAGVTPVLPGLPAGVQATVREGAGGRYVFLLNHGAEAVEVALPAPLRDALAAVDGTGGAGAGDGAVDRITLGARGVAVLTEPGV; encoded by the coding sequence ATGGGCATCCATTTCGGCGGCGACTACAACCCCGAGCAGTGGCCCGAGGAGGTGTGGGCCGAGGATCTGAAGCTGATGAAGGCGGCCCACGTCACCATGGTCACCGCCGGGATCTTCTCCTGGGCCAGGGTCGAACCCCGGCCCGGGGCATGGGACTTCGGCTGGTTCGACCGCGTCATGGACGGGCTGGCGGGCGCCGGGATCGCCGTCTGCCTGGCCACCATGACCGCCTCGCCGCCACCGTGGCTCTCCCGCGCGCACCCCGAGATCCTGCCCGAGGACGCCGACGGCCGGCGGCGCTGGCCCGGCGGCCGGCAGCACTACTGCCCCTCCAGCCCCGTCTACCGCGCGCACGCCGTACGCCTGGTCGAGCAGCTCGCCGCCCGCTACGCCGGTCACCCGGCGCTGGCCCTGTGGCACGTCGGCAACGAATACGGGTGCCACACCCGCCAGTGCTACTGCGAGGTGTCGGCCGACGACTTCCGGCGCTGGCTGCGCGCACGCTACGGGAGCGTCGACGCGCTGAACGACGCCTGGTCGACGGCCTTCTGGTCGCAGGCCTACGGCGACTTCGGCGAAGTGCTGCCGCCCCGCACCGCGCCCACCTTCCCCAACCCCGCCCAGCAGCTGGACTATCTGCGCTTCGGCGACGAGGCCCTGCGCGCCTGCTATCTGGCCGAAAAGGAGGTGCTGGAGCGCCATACCCCCGGTATTCCGGTCACCACCAATCTGATGCCGCAGCACAAGCCCGTCGACGCGTTCGCCTGGTCGGCGCACATGGACGCGATGGCGCTGGACTTCTATCAGGACCCGTACGCCGCCGACGACCACATCCGGGCCGGCTACGTCTTCGACCTGATGCGCTCGGCGCGCTCCGGACAGCCCTGGATGCTGCTGGAGCAGGCGCCCGGCGCGGTCAACTGGCGGCCCCGCAACGGCCCCAAGCCGCCCGGCGCGATGCGGCTGTGGAGCTGGCAGGCGGTCGCCCAGGGCGCGGATGCGGTGCTGTACTTCCAGTGGCGGCAGTCGCTGGGCGGCGCGGAGAAGTTCCACTCGGCGATGCTGCCGCACGGCGGGACCGACACCCGCATCTTCCGCGAAGTATCCGGTCTGGGACGGGAGTTGGCGTCACTGCCGGGTATCGAGGGGACCCGGTCGCGGGCCGAGGCGGCGCTGCTGGCGGACTGGCCCAGCTGGTGGGCGCTGGAGCTGGACTCCAAGCCGTCGACCGCGCTGGACCACTCCCGTATCGCGCTGGATCACTACCGGCCGCTGTTCGAGGCGGGCGTGGCCTGCGATGTGGTCCCGCCGCGGCGCGAGCTGTCCGGCTACCGGCTGGTCGTGGCGCCCAACCTGTATCTGCTGACCGCGGACGACGCCGAGCGGCTGGCCGCCTATGTGCGGGGCGGCGGGCACCTGCTGGTGTCGTTCTTCTCCGGGATCGTCGATGCGCACGACCGGGTGCACCCCGGCGGATACCCGGGGCCGCTGCGGGAGTTGCTGGGGCTGCGGGTGGAGGAGTTCTGGCCGCTGGACGAGGGCCGGTCGGTGGGCGTCGGCGGTGCGGGTACCACCCGGCTCGGGCAGAGCCGGGAGCGTGGAGGAGCCGGTACGGGGCGGGCGGACCTGTGGTCGGAGGCCATCGACCTCGAAGGTGCCGAGGCGCTCGCCCGCTTCACGGACGGGGACCTCGCCGGCCGCCCGGCGGTGACCCGGCACGACTACGGGCGGGGCACGGCCTGGTACGTGGGCACCCGGCTCGACGCGGCACTGATGCGGGCCCTGCTGGACGACGTACGGGCGGCGGCCGGGGTCACGCCCGTCCTGCCGGGGCTGCCGGCAGGCGTCCAGGCCACCGTCCGCGAGGGCGCCGGCGGGCGGTATGTCTTCCTGCTCAACCACGGGGCGGAGGCCGTGGAGGTCGCGCTGCCGGCGCCGCTGCGGGATGCGCTGGCGGCGGTGGACGGGACGGGCGGGGCCGGGGCCGGTGACGGGGCCGTCGATCGGATCACGCTGGGGGCCCGGGGCGTGGCCGTGCTGACGGAGCCCGGCGTCTAG
- a CDS encoding trans-aconitate 2-methyltransferase: MHDAPTWDPQQYLRHSGHRTRPFHDLLARIPDLPRRGRPARIGDLGCGPGNVTTELAARWPDAHITGYDNSAEMLKEAEAYAGPTPGGGHLDFAFADAADWAPDETYDLIVSNAALQWVPNHPESFARWIEALAPGGTFAFQVPGNFTSPSHALLGELCDAPQWRERLDTHGRRFVHILEPADYLEHLADLGCATDVWETTYVQLLQGDDPVLDWVKGTALRPVLTALENDQAAREAFLAEYRDALRKAYPTGPHGTVFPFRRIFAVARKPAAG, encoded by the coding sequence ATGCATGACGCACCAACCTGGGATCCGCAGCAATATCTCCGCCACTCCGGGCACCGCACCCGCCCCTTCCACGACCTTCTCGCCCGGATACCCGACCTGCCGCGGCGAGGCCGCCCGGCCCGCATCGGCGACCTCGGCTGCGGTCCCGGAAACGTCACCACCGAACTCGCAGCCCGTTGGCCCGATGCGCACATCACCGGATACGACAACTCCGCCGAGATGCTCAAGGAGGCCGAGGCCTACGCCGGCCCCACCCCGGGCGGCGGCCACCTCGACTTCGCCTTCGCCGACGCCGCCGACTGGGCGCCCGACGAGACCTACGACCTGATCGTCTCGAACGCGGCCCTGCAATGGGTCCCCAACCACCCGGAATCCTTCGCCCGTTGGATCGAGGCCCTCGCCCCCGGCGGCACGTTCGCCTTCCAGGTCCCCGGCAACTTCACCTCGCCCAGCCACGCCCTCCTCGGCGAGCTGTGCGACGCCCCCCAGTGGCGCGAACGGCTCGACACCCACGGCCGCCGCTTCGTCCACATCCTCGAACCGGCCGACTACCTCGAACACCTCGCCGACCTCGGCTGCGCCACCGACGTATGGGAAACCACCTACGTCCAGCTCCTGCAGGGCGACGACCCGGTCCTCGACTGGGTCAAGGGCACCGCCCTGCGCCCCGTCCTGACCGCCCTGGAGAACGACCAGGCCGCCCGCGAGGCCTTCCTCGCCGAATACCGCGACGCCCTGCGGAAGGCCTACCCCACCGGCCCCCACGGCACGGTCTTCCCGTTCCGCCGCATCTTCGCCGTCGCACGGAAGCCGGCGGCCGGCTGA
- a CDS encoding VOC family protein has translation MITGLDHIQLAAPPGTEDALRAYYADLLGMTELPKPPALAARGGCWFEAGAARLHLGIEPDFRASKKAHPGLGVHGLDAFAARLTAAGAPVTWDDQLPGHRRFYSADPVGNRLEFLEALD, from the coding sequence GTGATCACCGGCCTCGACCACATCCAGCTCGCCGCACCCCCCGGTACCGAAGACGCCCTGCGCGCCTATTACGCGGATCTCCTCGGCATGACGGAGCTCCCGAAGCCCCCGGCGCTCGCGGCCCGCGGAGGATGCTGGTTCGAGGCCGGCGCGGCCCGGCTCCACCTGGGCATCGAGCCGGATTTCCGCGCCTCGAAAAAGGCCCACCCCGGCCTTGGCGTCCACGGCCTCGACGCCTTCGCCGCCCGCCTGACCGCCGCCGGCGCCCCCGTCACCTGGGACGACCAGCTGCCGGGCCACCGGCGCTTCTACTCGGCCGACCCGGTGGGCAACCGTCTGGAATTCCTGGAGGCACTGGACTGA
- a CDS encoding acyl-CoA desaturase: MTAGPEAVEDPPIPADSSAGPAAAQAPSATLGGEQRRSVEQFTLLLFITVPFVALVAAVPLAWGWGVSWLDLGLMVAMYYIGCHGITIGFHRYFTHGSFKAKRPLRIALAIMGSLAVEGPLVRWVADHRKHHKFSDAEGDPHSPWRFGETVPALMKGLWWAHIGWMFDEEQTPQQKYAPDLIRDDAIRTVSRQFVLWTTVSLLIPPLVGGLATWSWQGALTAFFWGSLVRVALLHHVTWSINSICHAVGKRPFKSRDRSGNVWWLAVLSCGESWHNLHHADPTSARHGVMKGQLDSSARLIRWFEKAGWAYDVRWPDASRIDARRAAPAAGGTSRR, translated from the coding sequence ATGACCGCTGGTCCTGAAGCCGTAGAAGATCCCCCGATTCCTGCCGATTCCTCCGCCGGTCCGGCCGCCGCTCAGGCGCCGTCCGCGACGCTGGGCGGCGAGCAGCGCAGGTCGGTCGAGCAGTTCACGTTGCTGCTCTTCATCACCGTCCCGTTCGTGGCGCTGGTCGCCGCGGTCCCACTTGCCTGGGGCTGGGGGGTGAGCTGGCTGGATCTGGGACTGATGGTGGCGATGTACTACATCGGCTGCCACGGCATCACGATCGGCTTCCACCGCTACTTCACGCATGGTTCGTTCAAGGCGAAGCGACCGCTGCGGATCGCGTTGGCGATCATGGGATCGCTGGCCGTGGAGGGCCCGCTGGTGCGCTGGGTGGCGGACCACCGCAAGCACCACAAGTTCTCCGACGCCGAGGGCGACCCGCACTCCCCCTGGCGCTTCGGCGAGACCGTGCCGGCCCTGATGAAGGGCCTGTGGTGGGCGCACATCGGCTGGATGTTCGACGAGGAGCAGACGCCGCAGCAGAAGTACGCACCGGACCTGATCAGGGACGACGCGATCCGTACGGTCTCCCGCCAGTTCGTGCTGTGGACGACGGTGTCGCTGCTGATCCCGCCCCTGGTGGGCGGCCTGGCGACCTGGTCCTGGCAGGGTGCGCTGACCGCCTTCTTCTGGGGTTCCCTGGTCCGCGTCGCGCTGCTGCACCACGTCACGTGGTCGATCAACTCCATCTGCCATGCGGTGGGCAAGCGCCCCTTCAAGTCCCGCGACCGCTCCGGGAACGTGTGGTGGCTGGCCGTCCTGTCCTGCGGCGAGTCCTGGCACAACCTGCACCACGCGGACCCCACCTCCGCCCGGCACGGGGTGATGAAGGGGCAGCTGGACTCCAGCGCCCGGCTGATCCGCTGGTTCGAGAAGGCGGGCTGGGCGTATGACGTCCGGTGGCCGGACGCGTCCCGTATCGATGCCCGACGCGCGGCGCCGGCCGCCGGGGGTACCTCCCGGCGGTAG
- a CDS encoding TetR/AcrR family transcriptional regulator, whose product MAIDSSSASNSKGKPSPSAGTRRARRVRMTGAERREQLLDIGRTLFAERGYEGTSVEEIAAKAGVSKPVVYEHFGGKEGLYAVVVDREMRQLLDMVTGALTAGHPRELLEQAAFALLDYIETFTDGFRILVRDSPVAQSTGTFASLISDIATQVEDILGLEFKARGFDPKLAPLYAQALVGMVALTGQWWVDARKPKKAEVAAHLVNLAWHGLGNLEARPRLIGHRKN is encoded by the coding sequence GTGGCGATCGACAGCAGCAGCGCGAGCAACAGCAAGGGCAAGCCCTCCCCGTCCGCGGGCACGCGGCGGGCCCGCCGGGTCCGGATGACCGGTGCGGAGCGCCGGGAGCAGCTGCTGGACATCGGTCGCACGCTCTTTGCCGAGCGGGGCTACGAGGGCACCTCGGTGGAGGAGATCGCGGCGAAGGCCGGGGTGTCCAAGCCGGTGGTCTACGAGCACTTCGGCGGCAAGGAAGGCCTGTACGCGGTGGTCGTGGACCGCGAGATGCGGCAGCTGCTGGACATGGTGACCGGCGCCCTGACCGCCGGCCACCCCCGCGAACTCCTCGAACAGGCCGCCTTCGCCCTCCTCGACTACATCGAGACCTTCACCGACGGTTTCCGCATCCTGGTCCGCGATTCCCCCGTGGCCCAGTCCACGGGCACCTTCGCCTCCCTCATCAGCGATATCGCCACACAGGTCGAGGACATCCTCGGCCTGGAATTCAAGGCCCGCGGCTTCGACCCGAAACTGGCCCCGCTCTACGCCCAGGCCCTGGTCGGCATGGTGGCCCTGACCGGCCAGTGGTGGGTCGACGCCCGCAAGCCGAAGAAGGCCGAGGTGGCGGCCCACCTGGTGAATCTGGCCTGGCACGGCCTCGGCAACCTGGAGGCCAGGCCGCGGTTGATAGGGCATCGGAAGAACTGA
- a CDS encoding MarR family winged helix-turn-helix transcriptional regulator, whose translation MEDEVDRLVAAWRRERPDLDVEPLEVLSRVSRLARHLDRARRIAFSEVGLEPWEFDVLTALRRAGAPYQLSPGALLTQTLVTSGTMTNRIDRLAKKDLVERLPDPSDRRGVLVRLTAEGRDKADRSLAGLLIQERAILAELSRQQRGELAGLLRRLTGPFDNIPG comes from the coding sequence ATGGAGGACGAGGTCGATCGACTGGTCGCAGCATGGCGCCGCGAGCGCCCGGACCTCGACGTGGAGCCACTTGAGGTCCTCAGCCGTGTCTCCAGGCTGGCCAGACACCTGGACCGGGCCCGCCGTATCGCCTTTTCCGAGGTGGGCCTGGAGCCCTGGGAATTCGATGTGCTCACCGCGCTGCGGCGCGCCGGGGCGCCGTATCAGCTCTCCCCCGGAGCGCTGCTGACGCAGACCCTGGTCACCTCGGGGACGATGACCAACCGCATCGACCGGCTCGCCAAGAAGGACCTGGTCGAGCGCCTGCCCGACCCCAGCGACCGGCGCGGGGTGCTGGTCAGGCTGACGGCCGAGGGGCGCGACAAGGCCGACCGGTCGCTGGCCGGGCTGCTGATCCAGGAGCGCGCCATCCTCGCCGAGCTCTCCCGCCAGCAGCGCGGCGAACTGGCCGGGCTGCTGCGGCGGTTGACCGGGCCCTTCGACAACATTCCGGGGTAG